In Herpetosiphon gulosus, a single window of DNA contains:
- the ndk gene encoding nucleoside-diphosphate kinase: protein MEKSLIILKPDAVQRGLIGPILTRLEARGLKFIGIKLSQVSSELAHKHYGVHEGKPFFAGLVSYITSGPVLVVAVEGKDVIEIVRSTVGATNPVKAAPGTIRGDFGVNIGRNLIHASDSPENGEHEVALFFSSEELIRSERSVDQWITE, encoded by the coding sequence GTGGAAAAGTCATTGATCATCTTAAAGCCTGATGCAGTTCAACGTGGCTTAATTGGGCCAATTTTGACCCGCTTGGAAGCTCGCGGCTTGAAATTTATTGGCATCAAATTGTCACAAGTCAGCAGCGAGTTGGCTCACAAGCACTACGGCGTTCACGAAGGCAAGCCATTTTTCGCTGGTTTGGTTTCGTACATTACCTCAGGCCCAGTGCTGGTCGTTGCGGTTGAAGGCAAAGATGTGATCGAAATTGTGCGCTCAACTGTTGGCGCAACCAATCCCGTCAAGGCTGCCCCTGGCACGATCCGTGGCGATTTTGGTGTGAATATCGGGCGCAACTTGATCCACGCCTCAGACTCACCTGAAAATGGCGAACATGAAGTGGCACTGTTCTTCAGCAGCGAAGAATTGATCCGCTCAGAACGCTCAGTCGATCAATGGATTACCGAGTAA
- a CDS encoding roadblock/LC7 domain-containing protein, producing the protein MRHIVEDLIRVEGVIGSLLVGRDGLVIASTLIEDEDAEVLGAMSAAVFGEIDKATKRIGIGTLVDAIIDAKDGSILLLEARDVILTVVTQRMVNLGLVKIEMRRAAKNISKAVPI; encoded by the coding sequence ATGCGTCATATCGTTGAGGACTTAATTCGGGTTGAAGGGGTTATCGGCAGCCTCTTAGTAGGCCGCGATGGTTTGGTTATCGCCAGCACTTTAATCGAAGATGAAGATGCTGAAGTATTGGGCGCGATGTCGGCAGCAGTATTTGGTGAAATTGATAAAGCGACCAAACGGATTGGTATTGGCACACTGGTTGATGCAATTATTGATGCCAAAGATGGTTCGATTTTATTGCTCGAAGCTCGTGACGTAATTCTGACGGTGGTAACGCAACGAATGGTTAATCTTGGTTTGGTCAAGATTGAAATGCGCCGCGCTGCCAAAAATATTAGCAAGGCAGTACCGATTTAG